The DNA window GTGGGTCCGGTGGTATGAAGGGGTTTATGGCTGGAGTGCCGGCCTGGATTCCTTTGCGCCGGAATTTGAAACTTACTGGATGAACTTCCTGTACATTGAAATTGTGCTGGAAGTGGTGACAGCCTCGGTGCTGTGGGGTTATCTGTGGAAGACCCGTGACCGCAATCTGGATGCCTTGGCGCCGCGTGAAGAACTGCGTCGCAACTTCACCCATTTGATCTGGCTGGTGGCATATGCCTGGGCCATTTACTGGGGTGCGAGCTACTTCACCGAGCAAGATGGTACTTGGCATCAAACGATTGTTCGTGACACGGACTTCACGCCGAGCCACATCATCGAGTTCTACCTGAGCTATCCGATCTACATCATCACTGGCTTTGCGTCATTCATTTATGCCCACACCCGTCTTCCTTATTTTGCGAAGAAAGGGTTGTCCTTGGCATATTTGATCACCGTGGTAGGTCCTTTCATGATTCTGCCGAATGTTGGTTTGAATGAATGGGGCCACACCTTCTGGTTTATGGAAGAGCTGTTTGTAGCGCCATTGCACTATGGTTTTGTCTTCTTTGGCTGGTTCGCGCTGGCTATTTTGGGCTTGCTGCTGCAAGTATTTGCCAGCTTCCTGAACCTGATTGGCAAAGACCTGTGCGGTGATGTCTACGACGCAGCGGTAGCTCGCGTAGGCGAAGACCAAGCAGTTTGGGCAGAATAAACCAAACCGAACAGCTTCCAAAGCTCTAACACTAACGAAAAAGCCACGGTTCTTTAGGAACCGTGGCTTTTTATATTCCATTCCAAATAAACATTCTTACCCCAAAGCTGCCCTCAATTCCGGAAGCGCAATTTCCTGGGAAGAAGCATCCTCTTGATCCTCTAGTTCATAAAGTCTCACATTCTTCCAGTTTTTGAACAGGCTATCGTCAAAATACTTGTCATTGTCTATAGCGTATTCGTAAGACTTACGGAACAAAACCGCGGTTCGATACGCATGCAACTCCTCATCTGCGGTAATGGTTTCCACATTGCCCACTTGAAAGGTCTTATTCCGGGGCGTGCCATCCTTGATCCAAAAAACCGTATAACACAGATAGCTTTTGTCTTTGCGCTTATCGTATTTGATGGTTCTTGAAACACCGGTTATCCCGGTAGAGATTTTATTTCGGGGAGTTTTCATGAATCGGGTGCGGCTACCTTTTAAAATCACCAACATCTGATCCCGCCAATCTATCGCCGCTTTCAGGGACTTTTTCTTGCCGCCCCATAATTTGTGGGAAAAATAGCGGCTTCTCTCTACCCCGCGTCGGACAATACGGACCTGATATCCAAAAGGATCTGGCTCGGTAATGTGTTTATGTTCAGCCATTGCTTCCAACCTTGCTGTTTGATGATAATTAGTTGAATGAAGACACTCAGTTTTGATGATAACCCTTCGTTCATTTTTCATTCATTTATTGTGAGACCAATCTTACATAACTTTAAGGCCTTTTGTAAACAAAGAAATACAGAAAATGCTCATCTGTTAATATGAGAATGTTTCACACTATTTCCTTCAAACTACGCTTGATTTGGAAACTTCCGAATTTGTGGGCTATGATCATCGCCTAAATTAGGATTCAATCACATCACCTCTATGCTCAGTAAATTGATTTATTTTTGCCTGGCAGCCCTCAGCCTGTCCCCGGTCACGGCATATGCGGATGATCTGCTAGATATCTACCAACTCGCACTGCAAAACGACCCCACTTTCCGCGCAGCGCAGGCAAGCTTGCGAGCAGGTTTGGAGGAAAAAAATCTCGGCAGAGCGGGCCTTCTACCCAAGGTGGATATCAAAGCCGGGTTAACCTTTACCCGTACAGAGAACTTGGGACAGTTTCCCATTGGCGGGGTCACTGTTCCCAATAACACGAAAAGCAATCGAAAAACCAAAAACTGGGGCGCCAGCCTCAATCAACCCATTTTCGATCTGACCGCCTGGTTCCGGTTTCAACGGGGTCAACAGCTCACTCAAAAAGCCCAAGTGCAATTTGCCGCCGACCAGCAATCCCTCATTCTGCGCGTCGTGGAAGCCTATATCGAAGTTTTGCGGGCCCGTGCCAACCTAGGCGCTTCAACAGCACAGGAAATCGCCACAAAGCGGCAATTGGACCAAACCCGGCAACGCTTTGACGTGGGACTGGCGGCCATCACCGATGTCCGGGAAGCGGAAGCCGCCCATGACCTCGCCCTTGCCAATCGACTGGCCGATGAAGGCGCGTTGCAAGTCGCCAAGGAACAGCTCTCTGTATTGACAGGGCGGCAGCATTCGCAGTTGGCCGTGCTCAAAGAAGACTATCCTGTTGCCAAACCAGAGCCATTGAACCTGGATAAATGGATTCAGTTCGCACAACAACATAACTACGACATTAAAGTCGCCGAGTATGGCCAAAAAGCAGCTTTACAGGCGGCCCGGGCAGCGGGCGCCGAACACTTCCCCAAAATAAACGTCAACGCCGGATTCGACCAAACCCATTCTGATATCGAACGAAACAACACCATAAGAGATAATGTTGAAAACCTTGAAATCGACACCACCGAGGGCACTGTTTCCCTGAATCTGAACATGCCCTTGTTTGCCGGCGGCGGCATCAGCGCCGCCCGGCGCAAGGCCTATGCCGAATATGATAAGGCCAATGAAGAATATCTGGGTGCCAAACGCAACACCATTCAAGATACCCGGGCCCAATATATCAATGTCATGACCAGCATCGCCCGGGTCAATGCCGGCAAGAAGGCGGTCATCTCCAGCCGGGCATCCCTGGAAGCCACCGAAGCGGGCTATGAAGTGGGCACCCGCAACATTGTCGATGTTCTGGATGCAGTCAGAACCCTGCATTCCGCCATCAAGGATTACGCCAACGCAAGGTTGGATTACGTTTTGGCCAATCTCCGCCTCAAACGCAGGGCTGGGACTTTGAGCCCTGAAGATCTGATTCAATTGAATCAATGGCTGACCGATGCCGCCACTCAGGAAAATGCCATTTCATCCGCCAAAGAAGCGTCTCGAGCTACTCATTTACCAAAACTGGACTGAGAACATTTATCGGATTAGGAAAACGCCTATTATTCTTGAAGCCCGCTTTTGGATTCCGAGTCTTCCTCCTGCTTTCGCGGGAGTTCGCCCGGAATGGCGGAAAGAGTAAAACTCAGGATATAGGTAAACCTCAGCGTCGCTGTCATTCCCGCGAAAGCGGGAATCCATAACCCGCTGAAGAAAACTACTGGATTTAAAGATACCACTTCAGCTCACCCGGAATGACGAACAAATCAATGATTCCAAGTCTGATTTAAACCTAAAAAAACAGGGAGTGCAAAAGAGCCGCCCATGAAAAGACAAATTGTAATTTTCATCATTCTCCTAGCGGCCTTGATTGCAATCGGCATCGGCTGGTGGCGTTACCGGCAAAACCATGGAGCCATCACGGAACTCAAGCTATATGGCAACATCGATATCCGGGAAGTGGATCTGGCCATCAATGCCTCGGAACGGCTGGCAAAAGTCTTATTCTGGGAAGGTGATAAGGTCGAACGCGGACAACTCATGGCGGAGCTGGAATTAGAGCGCTTTCAGGCGGAAGTGGAACGCCTCAGGGCTGAAGTCGCCGCACAACAAGCCCTGGTGCAAAAGCTGAAAAATGGCAGCCGCCCCCAGGAAATCCGCCAGGCCCGAGACCTTCTGGAAGAAGCCAAAGCCGAAGAAACCATCGCTTGGCTCACTTATAAAAGGCTGAAAAAACTCCTGCCCCGCAAGCTCGTCTCCAAGGAAGACGTGGACAATGCCAAAGCTGCCGCCCAAGCCGCCACTGCCCGCCGCAAGAATGCCGAAGAAGCGCTGAGCTTGGCGATTGAAGGCCCCCGGAAAGAGGATATCGCCGCGGCCAAAGCCCGGTTGGTTGCCTTGCGCGCCCAA is part of the Methylothermaceae bacteria B42 genome and encodes:
- a CDS encoding hemolysin D, which produces MKRQIVIFIILLAALIAIGIGWWRYRQNHGAITELKLYGNIDIREVDLAINASERLAKVLFWEGDKVERGQLMAELELERFQAEVERLRAEVAAQQALVQKLKNGSRPQEIRQARDLLEEAKAEETIAWLTYKRLKKLLPRKLVSKEDVDNAKAAAQAATARRKNAEEALSLAIEGPRKEDIAAAKARLVALRAQLALAQHDLEDAHLYAPADGVIRDRILEPGDMATPQRPVYTLALTDPLWARVYVSEPDLGKIRPGMVAEIKTDSFPDKRYRGWVGYISPTAEFTPKTVQTEELRTHLVYQVRVYACNPQGELRLGMPVTVTVPLGSEAKIEALPCRQQTSAVREH
- a CDS encoding methane monooxygenase/ammonia monooxygenase subunit C, with amino-acid sequence WVRWYEGVYGWSAGLDSFAPEFETYWMNFLYIEIVLEVVTASVLWGYLWKTRDRNLDALAPREELRRNFTHLIWLVAYAWAIYWGASYFTEQDGTWHQTIVRDTDFTPSHIIEFYLSYPIYIITGFASFIYAHTRLPYFAKKGLSLAYLITVVGPFMILPNVGLNEWGHTFWFMEELFVAPLHYGFVFFGWFALAILGLLLQVFASFLNLIGKDLCGDVYDAAVARVGEDQAVWAE